GCTCACAATCTCCTATTTAAGCCTGTTGAAGTTCATATGCCTTTGcactatttatacaacaactttAATGGCCGAAAACCGTGCACAACATTTGCACACGCATGAGACATCCATATGTCCCATAGGGCAGTTCTATAACCGCCAATAACTGTCCCAACTGGCCACTTTCTTCTCTAACTCGATCCAACCTTCTACACATGTTCCATGATAACTGTGCCAACTGGCCAGTTTCTTCTCTAACTCGATCTAGCCTTCTGCACCTATTCCATGATAGTTGTGCACACACCTTTTAGGTTATAAACTTCCTCTATAACCGTTCTCCCTTGTCTCACACATTTGACACACTTTTAAAGCCAATAATCTAATCATGACCGTCACTTGAGCCATAACGTGCAACCTTTGCGAATTACTGAACTTCCCCTTGAATCAATACTCAGCCAAGATGGCCTTGTAGTTGTTTTGGCCTAGTCTAATGTACAACTAAAATTGTGCTACAATCCTCCCGGCCATTCCTTTAGCTCATTCTGGTTATTCATctgtcatatgcttcacttaacCAATTTGCTCGACAATAACAATGCTTACTCTTGTATTACTAGCTTGCTTGCAATGTTCAAGCTTTGgtcagccttgaactaatgcataagCCAACTCTTGGCGTATTCTACTCTCtcacatcatccttgagtttgggcaaCTCAATCCCATGGATATGCATCAATGACAACATCGCACGTTGCATTTTGTCGATTTGGCTTTGTCTTGCCTTCTTTCCCTCAATGAAGTTTCATTAGCTCcacctttgcgcttcactggccGGTAGGGTCTCGCTACCTTAACGCTTAACGGTCTATGCCGTGTGGCGCCATCTTGACTGCTCACTGACTAGGCTGGCTATGCTGTTACACTCCATCTTGACCGTTCACTAGCCTGACCGGTCATACTTACCCAGATGGGATGATACATCATACACATAGCAACAGGCCACAGTGACCAAATTTAGACGGTTGAGATTGGTAATAGCAGTTTTACTCCGATGCACTTTGTCTCACACTGACATCTGAAGTGATTTTCTGAGTTCTCGAAAGTAAAAGGAGGAAGGTTCATAATCCATCTGTGTTTTCAAGAGAGAGGAGAGGGAGGTCGAGCTTCTGTAGTAAGAGAAAGAATGGTACGAAGAGCAAACGTAGTGTTCGATGAAAGTCCACCAGATGATTTCGATCCATCGGATCCTTACAAGGATCCAGTTGCTATGTTAGAGATGAGAGAACACATTGTGAGAGAAAAATGGATCGATATTGAAACTGCAAAGATATTGAGAGAGAAGCTGAAATGGTGTTACCGTGTTGAAGGAATTAATCATCTACAGAAATGTAAGCATCTTGTTCAACAGTATCTTGAATCTACTAGAGGTATTGGTTGGGGTAAAGATGCTCGTCCCCCTTGTTTCCATGCTCCCAAAGTCCAATCTTCCGAATGATATGATTTTCAGGTCTGTTTCACTTTCTTATTCTATTAAATTTCATTTCAGTACACATcaatcattttatttttctttcaatttgtcttgttattttcttgaatcggaattagggttttctttttttgattattatttttaagaAATTTGTTTTAACATCTTGAGCTTTTAGAATGGCTGATTGTGAACTGCCGGCATGAAATTTGGTATGGAGGAAGTAGTATCCAGATGATGCCGGGATAATCAGTTTCCCAAATTTTTTGcagtttggttttcttctctgatTCCTAGATGGTATCAGGTGCTTGATTATAGTGGTTATAACTATTCCATCAAATCTAACTTATTTAACACAAGATCACCTCTGATGCTAATGTTGTCTGCTTTACTTATTGTGCTGCATAGGAAATATACCCGTTTAGGTTAAAAAAAAGTTATCCATTGTAGACCTCTTTAGGCAATCTTAAGCTGATACTGCAAGTAGTCGGATGACAGCTTCTAGCCCATCCTCATCTAAACACTGGTCGTCAAATTTATAcatgatttttcttgatcaagTATTTGTTTCTTTGATTGTTTTAGTATAACTACATGTAAGATAAGAGAAAGCTGT
The nucleotide sequence above comes from Papaver somniferum cultivar HN1 chromosome 8, ASM357369v1, whole genome shotgun sequence. Encoded proteins:
- the LOC113303098 gene encoding NADH dehydrogenase [ubiquinone] 1 beta subcomplex subunit 10-B-like, which encodes MVRRANVVFDESPPDDFDPSDPYKDPVAMLEMREHIVREKWIDIETAKILREKLKWCYRVEGINHLQKCKHLVQQYLESTRGIGWGKDARPPCFHAPKVQSSE